In Rattus norvegicus strain BN/NHsdMcwi chromosome 3, GRCr8, whole genome shotgun sequence, a genomic segment contains:
- the LOC134486042 gene encoding zinc finger protein 431-like produces the protein HTGEKAYGCDQCVKAFGYHCHLQIHKRTHTGEKAYECNQCGKAFAYSGRLQINKRIHTGEKPYECNHDGKAFAQHSNLQVHKRTHTGEKPCECNPCGKAFAYHSYLQVHKRMHTGEKPYGCDQCGKAFGYHGHFQIRQRTHTGEKSCGCSQCGKAFACQNDLKRHERIHTGEKPYKCNECGKAFACNTSLRIHKATHTGVKPYEYKQCCKSFGSHGQLQKHERIHTGVKPYKCGQCGKAFSQSSHL, from the coding sequence cacactggagagaaagccTATGGATGTGATCAGTGTGTTAAAGCCTTTGGATATCATTGTcatcttcaaatacataaaagaacacacactggagagaaagcctatgaatgtaatcagtgtggtaaagcctttgcatattcTGGTCGtcttcaaataaataaaagaatacatactggagaaaagccctatgaatgtaatcatgATGGTAAAGCATTTGCACAACACAGTAATCTCCAAgtgcataaaagaacacatactggagagaaaccctgtgAATGTAATccgtgtggtaaagcctttgcatatcacagttatctccaagtacataaaagaatgcatactggagagaaaccctatgggtgtgatcaatgtggtaaagcctttggaTATCATGGTCATTTTCAAATACGtcaaagaacacatacaggagagaaatccTGTGGATGTAGTCAGTGTGGTAAAGCATTTGCATGTCAGAACGATCTTAAAagacatgaaagaattcatactggagagaaaccctacaaatgtaatgaatgtggtaaagcctttgcgtGTAACACTAGTCTCCGAATACACAAAGCAACCCATACTGGAGTGAAACCTTACGAATATAAGCAATGTTGTAAATCCTTCGGCTCTCACGGTCAACTTCaaaaacatgaaagaattcatactggagtgaaaccttacaaatgtggtcaatgtggtaaagccttttcacaatcAAGCCACCTCTAA
- the LOC108348230 gene encoding zinc finger protein 120-like, with protein MLDPLQKSLYKDVMLETYKNLTAIGCNWKDHNIEEHFQSFRRHGRHEKSHTGVKPSEYSHCGKAFACHSYHQRHERIHTGEKPSEDIQYSEDFVHHRHLQIHKRTHSREKPYKYDQCDKAYSKHSHLGGHKRTHTGEKPYECKPCDKAFAYHSQLQNCEIIHTGEKLYNCNGCDKAYSQHSHLQIHKSTHPGEKPYACKQCGKAFTYHSELQHYERFHTGEKPYKCNQCGKAFVQQCNLRIHKIIHTGEKPYKCNKCDKVYS; from the exons ATGCTGGATCCTTTacagaagagtctctacaaagatgtgatgctggagacctaTAAGAACCTCACTGCTATAG GCTGCAACTGGAAAGACCATAATATTGAAGAACATTTTCAAAGTttcagaagacatggaag GCATGAAAAAAGTCATACTGGAGTGAAACCCTCTGAATATTCTcactgtggtaaagcctttgcatgtcaCAGTTATCATCaaaggcatgaaagaattcatactggagagaaaccctctgAAGATATTCAGTATAGTGAAGACTTTGTACATCACAGacatctccaaatacataaaagaacacattctagagagaaaccctacaaatatGACCAATGTGATAAAGCCTATTCAAAACATAGTCATCTCGGaggacataaaagaacacacactggagagaaaccttatgaatgtaagccatgtgataaagcctttgcataCCATTCTCAACTTCAAAATTGTGAAataattcatactggagagaaactgtaCAACTGTAATGGATGTGATAAAGCCTATTCACAACACAgtcatctccaaatacataaaagcacacatcctggagagaaaccctatgcaTGTAagcagtgtggtaaagcctttacataCCATTCTGAACTTCAACATTATGAAAGatttcatactggagagaaaccctacaaatgtaatcaatgtggtaaagcctttgtacaaCAGTGTAATCTTCGAATACACAAAataatacatactggagagaaaccctacaaatgcaatAAGTGTGATAAAGTCTATTCATGA